One genomic window of Nakamurella panacisegetis includes the following:
- the lysX gene encoding bifunctional lysylphosphatidylglycerol synthetase/lysine--tRNA ligase LysX, producing the protein MPSASDVAAPPADDGRPATRRRASARRSVPISPYRPATDGQERVARWTILLYAITSVFAAVSWPVRRLTADRGWVDTIADVLNLPLSHSLFAAVLLFLLTGSLLRRKRFGLWIVIWFEAINVILALLLVLHAATHQRILVLRALSVDAATQWATYLGGAVGIAAVLLLLWARPAFPARRSPGSRWATFLTLLIGMTASITLAVVLAEAYNGSLKHPFLPIAQGLRAALGLSTGLNTNPDFRHLPTWITSLCSTISLIVVLIAVGVFLRSGRARQTIDPSTELTIRKLLLSGAHDDSLGYFATRRDKTVMMSPDGRAAISYRVIASVALASADPLGPKDAWPAAIDAWLNQARTYGWVPAALSPGKEAAQAYVDAGLRAIPLGDEAIIDVSTFTLAGPGMKAVRQAVVRVERAGYTVSIRRHRDIEPAEMAELADCAEAWRGDAPERGFSMALSRLGDPADGACLMVVAHRPDGSPAGLLSLVPWGRRGVSLDLMRRDRDSINGLVEMMVTTLIARKSDFGLRRISLNFAMFRAVFAEAEEFGAGPVTKLNNAVLGVFSRFFQLESLYRSNAKYRPAWVPRYLLIDSPLSLLRVSIAAGVAEGFLPSIGRRERLNTPPAPPWLVEAITEAEEQASIARPAPLRRPREQERIRRQRLAVLADAGMEAYPVSVPRTGSLPEVVGHPDGAVVSATGRIESLRDFGGVSFGVIAAESARLQLVLDASTTDPALHSLWRRAVDRGDIVSATGTLGHSRSGERSLLVTDWQMASKSLKPLPSSRTGLTDPEARVRNRSVDLIVNPETGAVLAARSVAVGALRTAFWNRGFREVETPILQSVHGGATARPFTTHINAYDRDLSLRIAPELFLKRLIVGGTGPIFEIGRNFRNEGADATHNPEFTSLEAYLPFADYHRMRQITTDVIREVATAVHGSPIAMRPNTLGIVEPVDLSAPWGVVAVHDAVSAACGTTIDPGTPADKLQRIALAHQVPAPDGMTAGEIVMDLYDHLVEPKTFAPTFYTDFPIETSPLTRTHRADPRLSERWDLVAFGMEIGTAYSELVDPVDQRARLTEQSLRAAAGDEEAMELDEDFLSAMEIGMPPTGGLGLGVDRLVMMLTGTAIRSVLTFPFVRPLDI; encoded by the coding sequence GCTTCCGATGTCGCAGCACCGCCGGCCGACGACGGACGCCCGGCCACCCGACGCCGGGCGTCCGCGCGCCGAAGCGTGCCGATCAGCCCGTACCGGCCGGCGACCGACGGGCAGGAACGCGTAGCCCGCTGGACGATCCTGCTGTACGCGATCACGTCGGTCTTCGCCGCTGTGTCGTGGCCCGTGCGGCGGCTCACGGCCGACCGCGGCTGGGTCGACACGATCGCCGACGTCCTGAACCTGCCTCTGTCGCACAGCCTCTTCGCGGCCGTCCTGTTGTTCCTGCTGACCGGTTCTCTCTTGCGCCGCAAGCGGTTCGGGTTGTGGATCGTCATCTGGTTCGAGGCCATCAACGTCATCCTGGCCCTCCTGTTGGTCCTGCACGCGGCCACCCACCAGCGGATCCTCGTCCTGCGCGCGCTGTCGGTCGACGCCGCCACGCAGTGGGCCACCTATCTGGGGGGAGCCGTCGGGATCGCCGCCGTCCTGCTCCTGCTGTGGGCGCGGCCGGCCTTCCCGGCCCGGCGGTCGCCGGGTTCACGCTGGGCCACGTTCCTGACCCTGCTGATCGGCATGACCGCCTCGATCACCCTCGCGGTCGTGCTGGCCGAGGCCTACAACGGCTCGCTGAAGCATCCGTTCCTCCCGATCGCGCAGGGGCTGCGCGCTGCGCTGGGGCTGAGCACCGGCCTCAACACCAACCCGGACTTCCGGCATCTGCCGACCTGGATCACCTCGCTGTGCAGCACCATCTCGCTCATCGTGGTGCTGATCGCGGTCGGGGTGTTCCTGCGCTCGGGTCGCGCCCGGCAGACGATCGACCCGTCGACCGAGCTGACGATCCGGAAGCTGCTGCTCTCCGGCGCCCACGACGACTCCCTCGGCTACTTCGCCACCCGGCGCGACAAGACCGTGATGATGAGCCCGGACGGGAGGGCGGCCATCAGCTACCGGGTCATCGCCTCGGTCGCCCTGGCCTCGGCCGACCCGCTCGGGCCCAAGGACGCGTGGCCGGCCGCGATCGACGCCTGGCTGAACCAGGCCCGGACCTACGGCTGGGTGCCGGCCGCGCTGTCACCGGGCAAGGAGGCAGCGCAGGCCTACGTCGACGCCGGACTCCGGGCCATCCCGCTCGGCGACGAGGCGATCATCGACGTCTCGACCTTCACCCTCGCCGGGCCGGGCATGAAGGCGGTCCGGCAGGCCGTGGTACGGGTGGAGCGAGCCGGGTACACGGTCTCCATCCGCCGACACCGCGACATCGAGCCGGCAGAGATGGCCGAACTGGCCGACTGCGCCGAGGCCTGGCGCGGCGACGCCCCCGAGCGGGGATTCTCCATGGCCCTCTCCCGGCTCGGCGATCCGGCCGACGGCGCCTGCCTGATGGTGGTCGCGCACCGCCCGGACGGCTCCCCGGCCGGGTTGCTCTCCCTCGTGCCGTGGGGACGCCGTGGGGTCTCCCTCGACCTGATGCGTCGGGACCGGGACAGCATCAACGGTCTGGTCGAGATGATGGTGACCACGCTGATCGCCCGGAAGTCCGATTTCGGCCTCCGCCGGATCTCGCTGAACTTTGCGATGTTCCGGGCCGTGTTCGCCGAGGCCGAGGAATTCGGCGCCGGTCCGGTGACGAAACTGAACAACGCGGTCCTGGGCGTCTTCTCCCGCTTCTTCCAACTGGAGAGCCTCTACCGGTCCAACGCCAAGTACCGGCCGGCGTGGGTCCCGCGGTACCTGCTGATCGACTCGCCGCTGTCCCTGTTGCGGGTGTCGATCGCGGCCGGCGTGGCCGAGGGTTTCCTCCCGTCCATCGGTCGCCGCGAACGGCTCAACACCCCGCCCGCTCCGCCCTGGCTGGTCGAGGCGATCACCGAGGCCGAGGAACAGGCGTCCATCGCTCGTCCCGCCCCGCTGCGACGCCCGCGCGAGCAGGAACGGATCCGCCGCCAACGCCTCGCCGTCCTGGCCGACGCCGGGATGGAGGCCTACCCGGTGTCGGTCCCGAGGACCGGGTCGCTGCCGGAGGTGGTCGGCCATCCGGACGGGGCCGTGGTCAGCGCGACCGGGCGAATCGAATCGCTCCGCGACTTCGGCGGGGTCAGCTTCGGTGTCATCGCAGCCGAATCGGCTCGCCTCCAGCTGGTGCTGGACGCGTCGACGACGGACCCCGCCCTGCACTCGCTGTGGCGGCGCGCGGTCGATCGTGGCGACATCGTCAGCGCCACCGGAACTCTGGGTCACAGCCGGTCCGGCGAGCGCTCGCTGCTGGTGACCGATTGGCAGATGGCATCCAAGTCGCTCAAGCCGCTGCCGTCGAGCCGCACCGGCCTGACCGATCCGGAGGCCAGGGTCCGCAACCGTTCGGTCGACCTGATCGTCAATCCGGAGACCGGAGCCGTGCTGGCGGCCCGCAGCGTCGCCGTCGGCGCGCTCCGGACCGCCTTCTGGAACCGGGGTTTCCGGGAGGTGGAGACGCCGATCCTGCAGAGCGTGCACGGCGGCGCCACCGCCCGGCCGTTCACCACCCACATCAACGCCTACGACCGTGACCTCTCGCTCCGTATCGCGCCAGAGCTGTTCCTCAAGCGCCTCATCGTGGGCGGGACCGGTCCGATCTTCGAGATCGGACGGAACTTCCGGAACGAGGGCGCCGACGCCACCCACAACCCGGAGTTCACCTCGCTCGAGGCCTACCTTCCGTTCGCCGACTACCACCGGATGCGGCAGATCACCACGGACGTCATCCGGGAGGTGGCGACAGCCGTTCACGGAAGCCCGATCGCCATGCGGCCCAACACTCTCGGTATCGTGGAGCCGGTCGACCTTTCAGCCCCATGGGGCGTCGTCGCGGTGCACGACGCGGTGAGCGCGGCCTGCGGCACCACGATCGATCCCGGCACGCCGGCCGACAAGCTCCAGCGGATCGCGCTCGCCCACCAGGTTCCGGCCCCGGACGGCATGACCGCGGGCGAGATCGTCATGGATCTCTACGACCACCTGGTGGAGCCCAAGACCTTCGCCCCGACCTTTTACACGGATTTCCCGATCGAGACCTCGCCGCTGACCCGCACCCATCGTGCGGATCCTCGCCTCTCCGAGCGGTGGGATCTGGTGGCGTTCGGGATGGAGATCGGCACGGCCTACTCCGAGTTGGTCGACCCGGTCGATCAACGGGCCCGGCTGACCGAGCAGTCGCTGCGGGCCGCCGCCGGTGACGAGGAGGCAATGGAACTCGACGAGGACTTCCTGAGCGCGATGGAGATCGGCATGCCGCCGACCGGGGGCC